In Brachypodium distachyon strain Bd21 chromosome 5, Brachypodium_distachyon_v3.0, whole genome shotgun sequence, the genomic window TGGATAATTTGctacggagtactccgtagtagtaCGTACTAAGACAAGGGGGGGAATTTATGGGAAGAGTTGTGCGCGCGACTACTCTCGTGGAGGAAACAGAATACCTGCAGCGATCCAAGTCAAATGTCAAAATCCACGCTCCTCTAGAAACCGATGATTCTTCCCTAAACATTAGATCACGACTAAGCCGGAAACACATGGACCAGATCTACCCATTTATTTGTTTCCCAGTACCATTTACGCGTTTCCTTCTTTTAAGGCCTTCTATTCTATACCACTCCCTGAGGAAACTTGCCAGCGAGGCAACACAAACAAGGAAACACAGAGCAGTTGGACCCAACACTCCGTGACAACTGGACCCGACGAACTCTGCCCGTGCATCAGGCCCACATGTCACACTCCTCTCCGAGACGTTATTGTCCTCTTCTTAATCCTGTGGGCTGTGGGTGGCGTGAGTGCGTGATTCAAGCTTCAATCGCCTACGCTGGTACACGCTCATCGTCAAACTTTACAGATCGGCTTCCCCGTCCAGGTCCACACGCGGCACTGGCTATATATCCCAGCGGCGTCATCCCCTCCAGACGCACGACAAGTCGCCAACCCGGCCCAACCGCCAATCAGCATCatctttctcctctcctcaACCCGCGACCGGAAAGGAAAGCAGATTCCTCCGACGAAGAAGAGCCTAGCGGGATCGGAGATGGGAGGCTTCGACGTGAAGCAGCGGACCATGGAGCTCAAGATCGCGGTGATGAAGGGCGTCAGGGTGGTCGGCGACTTCAGCAAGAAGACGTGGAAGAAGGTGAAGAGTGTCAAGCGCTGAGTGATTGATCGGTTGGTCCAGCGCTGGCTTGTGTTGATTCGTATGATTGATAGCAGGTGTGATTTTGGTTGTGGTTGTAATTGGCTTTGTTGGATCTGTTTGAGGCACCTTTTAATGTGAGATTTTGCCTGTTTGTATGGATTATATTATATTTTTGTCTTCTGGTTTTACTTGATTGATCGTGTCTGCTGTTTTTTTGCTTGGTTCGTCTTCCATGGGTGAAGTTTATGGTGAATTGCTGATAGTTCTGTTGTTGTTGAGATGTTTGGTCTGTTCTTGCCCACCTAACAGGCGATCCATCCATATCCTGAAAACTATACACGCTATTTTCATCAGGAGGTGAAAATCTGGCAGACTTCTCACCGTTACACATTCGATGAAACAAGGCTCAAACTTATGATCACATATTCTTACCGATGATTTTATCTCAGCTATAAAAGAAAACTTGGTTGCTATTGATCTACGCATCACAAAATTTTCAGTATGAAAGGTTGCTGCGCATCACAAAATTCTCAGTTAGACAGTAATACGAGCTAAGACTGGAGTAGTTTGCCTCTGCACTACAAAGGGCTGGACATACACGGCAGATGCGTCCTTGGTGTTTAAAGTTCGACAGCTAGCCTCTTCAGACTAAAAATTTAAGAGCTGAGCTGGCTGTGGTAGCGGAGCTGtacgaaaaaaaagaaagtccTCAGGCAACAACTCACGGCACGATGGCACACCGCCGTATGCGGAAACATATGCTGAACAGCAGCAGAAAATGTTTCTTACGCCTCGCTGTACTAGCTGATGCATATAGCAGCACGTGAAACCgctttcaaaaataaataaattatacaGCTACAATACCAGCATTTTCCAAGCCAAAACGGCAAAATTCTTGTGCTATTAAACAGCGGTACATGCATCACGGTAAGTTGCTCACTCTACAGTGCTCATGAAGATCTAACGGGAATAACCGCAGGGAATTGGAATGTCCACAAGCCGCCTACTGCGGAGGAGCGTCAGGATCCAACCTTTTCTGGATTGCAGCTGCGGCCTGATAAAGAATATGTTTGGCATTAATTAAATATACATTTCGCCTCTAATTACACTGGCAAGGTTAGAATAAAGGGCATACCTCAAAATTCCCCAACTTGTACTGGTACATCATTTCCTCACGCAGGAGGGCCTGCTCCTTCATTGCTTGAGCCTAAAATGGGGATCAAAGCAAGCATCTATGTCAGATGACAGAACAAAAAGGTGAAATTTTTGTAAACCCATTCTAAGcaagtgaaattttatgccaaCCCATTTTAATGTATACAACCATACAGGTATTCAATATCATGTACTCCAtcccaaaatataaggcaCATTTCAATTGCTTTGACCAAACCTTTGAGCAAACCTTGCCCCATTAACATGTGACTTACGTGACcaaatcataatcataagcAAGTACTTTTGATTAAGAATTAAATGATGTAATTTTTTGTCACATAAATTGTATATTGATGAAGTAATTCTTAGTCAAAAGCTTGttcaaggaaacaaaaaatgccttatattttgggaTGGGTAGGATCAAAATCAAAAAATTGGATTAAATAAACCTTGAAGCTCAACACCCCTGGAAATCCGAGACTCAAAATTAAAGTATAACAGAAGTTCGAAAAGAACGAGAAGGGGCATCTGTAACCAATTGATAGAGCACATGGCTGTGGTGGTTGAGGTCTCCTTGTAGATTCAAGCCACATACTCCCTATTTTAAAAGATCATAGATGCATTCTCAAATGAATGGAAAAATGAATATATGCATTCTTAAATGAATTGGTGGTACTTGGCAAGTTGGCATCAAGTGACCAAGGAGAGCTTTCAGCTACGTTGTGAAAGATTGATCACACCTACGATACATGAAAggcaaaaataaagagaacaAGCACTATTTAGTGACCAAGACACTTCCAACAAGCATTCTCGTATTCGATGCAAGTTCAGAGGACAGatcaacaaagaaaagaacaagaatacaagaaaaaaaactgcaatATTCTAACCATTCCAGTTTGCATGGAGCGTTTTAGAGCTgtcacttcttcctcctttcGGCGTTCACGTTCCCTCAACAGTTCTATCCTGCATGACACATTTTTTGAGAGaagtaaaaaaattaatagCCCAGACACAATTAACTGTTAATCTATCTGTAAAACATGAAGATTGCATGGCATAATGGGCTCATAATTTGAAATTGCCGTAAAATAGTAATCAAATGAATGGAACCTAGGCCATCTACTTTTTTACCAAATGCTATAAGTAGACTTCAGTAATCTATAAGTAGACTTATGTAATTACACTAAGACATTCCATGATGTCCAATGCTTTGCTATTGCAGGTATACACAAACTAAAGAAATGTATATGTCCACATACCGTCGCTGTTCCTCGTCATTAAATATTGTGCGCACTGCTACCACACCAGCATTCTTTAAACCatcctttctctctttctccatcATTCGGTGATGGTAAGCATCTAAGTCATAATATCTAATAAGACAACAAAAGAAGGGGAAAGATAAATTCCCATACTGAATTactagcatatatatatacacacaacAAGAATCTATGAAAAGAAGCATGCATTACTTTTTTGATGGAAAAGTGGCTGTATTGTGGTCTTCCATAAATCTGAGATGCACAGAAAGATGTATGTTAAACATCCTATGAAGATAAGGAATTCCAGGGAAGGGCAATACTTTATTTCTAAGTTCACCAGAAGCTCATTGAATTATTAATTTCATGGCAGTATAGTAACATACTCCTTAAACATTTGTTTCTCTTCCCAATTAGACAATGCCTCCAAATTGACCTGTGGCCACattccaaaataaataaattaagatTAACACACGATATCGTAAATAAGTAAATACTCAACAAGATTGAGTAGTAACAAGATTGACAATTTGGTACCAATGTAAAATGCACagcaattttcttttttataaCAAACGTTAGTCTACTCTATGTGACCTGATAAGTGATAACAAAACTAGAATAAGAGAGATTGGCTTAACAAGAATGCAAGCAAACATGGTTCAATAAGTTGGGAGAAAAATGCTAAactaaaaatatcaaaagaCCAAGAGAGAGAACAATACTGCTCTGTTCCTCTAACATTTAGGTCAGCCTAACTTtataaaattaaaactttttgctaaaagagaaataaacaaGCTCTAATGCATTGTGCTCAAATAGCAGCAATTTTCCTTTAACAAAATTTTTTACTGAAAGAATAGTAGTCTACCTAGAATAACGATTTCTTTGGAGCTAACTGGTTTGCCTAATACTAactgaaaaatatatatatattagaaTGGCGTTTCATTAGTGGGGGACGGTTAGATACACATTGTTGATCTGACATTTTTCTTGTGTGCGTACTGCGTTCAAGTTCTCAATATTTCATAAAAATGGCAATATCGGTAGAATGATAGAAACAAACATACCTGCTTGACTTCTAACAACCATGCAGTGAACTCTGGTCGCTTGTTCCTGCAGAAAACATCACATGGTTGACCTCATGAGAGAGTGGTAGAAGTATAAAATAATTGCACTTTATAAGATTATCTAGAGTCTAAACTCATAATAACCTACAGGATCCATCACTTAAATCATTTAATCCTATCAAATAGTAAAATATTTCAGAATGATCTAATCTCCATTTCTGATTCATATTGGCCATAAGAGGAATTTTACGCATTGAAATTTACATATTACACATTTACCACTAGTAACACAACTGACAAGATAAATGATCTTAGGCTCTTAGCTATTACCAGTTTACCACATTCTAACAATCACTTGCACCAGGGTAACCAACAAGGAATTGTGAGGCCTCAACACAATGAAGGGCCAGTCCGGAAACGCCAGCGGTAGCCCACATTTCCATCACTCCTCGTTGTCTCCTTGCATCCCACCTCATCTATGGAGCTGCTGTGGAAGCTTCTCTTCCACTGCCACGATATCCTCAAGTGAACTCACAGCTAGTCACCAAGGCATGCAGGAGCATGGCAAGTGGTACAGGCTCATTACTACGTACGTGGCAATCACATTAGAATTTGGTAGGGCTCTTCGCTGTCAAAGAGGCAGAAAAGCAACTTTCCAATGAGAGCATGTCACCTCCCCTCCTCTGTCCTCATCTTTGttagatgatttttttttctaatttgtgGCTGCTACATGCTTCCTGATTGCAGATCGAGGAATGAAGAGagaaggtggaggaggagcagccaACTAAGGCTTAGATAGCAAATTAAGAAGAAGCAGGTGATgtctctttttgtttttgctagAATTTAAATCACAGCAAGAATCGTTACTATAATGCAAGCTTGTGATTCATGCACAAGATGCTTCTTTCTGATCTGATGCAGTCTGTTGATTCATGCAGCGCAGTAGTAGCAAACTATGTGGATGTGTTCATCTGTTACACTTGGTGATTGATAACACAACAGTCACCAGTCACTGGTAATCACCATGTCAGCTAGCTCTGGAGGCAATCAATCCACAGCCAGCAGTTTGCTTCTGGGTGTTTCTAGTTCGCCGGCTCAACAACCAAGCGCAACAGTCAAAGGTGCCAAAGAAGGTGTGTGCTGCAGGCAGTGTCATAGCCTGCAGAAATGTTTTGTGGCAGCACGGCTAAGCATGGTTGGCCGTAGCCTGACCCATCTTCATCACTAACTACAGTACTCATCTTGTTAGCTAATCATGAAGAGTATTCCTCCCATATGCATCCATAGGCTATTCCAGCACACAAACATGAATTCATAATTTTCTACATGCTGGTTTACCATAAAACTAAGACATTGCGATCTAAAAACAAAGTAATAGACAGGATTCTCACCACATATCAACCTCACGGATGATGCCATACTTGCCCCACGAGTTGGTAACTGCAGCCTTCTTCCCCAAATCCTTCTTCTCATCCTTCCTCCGCTTCTTCTTATCCTTTTCCTTCTTAtgcctctccttctccttcctcttcctcttctccttctccttcctcctccgcctcctctcctcctcttccttctccttcctcctccgccgccgcctccttcgcctgtcctcctccgactccgactCGCTCTCCGACTCGGCGCTGGAACCAGAGTACGAAGATTCGGACTCCGACTCAGACGACGATCCCGAGCTCTCActgcggctcctcctcctgtgccgccgccgccgctccttctccttcctccgcctcttccgccgctcgcccgagtcctcgccggagctctCGCTATCCTCCTGACGCCTCTTTGATTTGCCACGGTGGCCCCGGTCTCGGCTCCCCTTCGAactttcctcctcctcggcttcTAGGGATTTGCTGTCGCtgcgcgccgcctccttgcccGCACCATCATCTGGGGCAGGTGCCGAGCCGTTCTGATCCTTGGCCATGCCTACCCGCCTAGGGTTTCGCCGTTTTGGCGTCGCGGAGGAGACGAGAAGATCGAGAACAGGGGTGGCAACTGGGAACGCGAGGCGGATCGGCTGGCGAATGGCGAATTGGTGATGGCCTGCTGGGCTTCGGACTGCGGGGTGTGCGAAGAGGAGAGATAGCAGCAAAACGTTTCCACGGCCCCTATGAGgctatgacatgtgggccgtTGCTCGTCTGTACTGCTGCCTCTGTACGCGTCTCCCTTCTCCCTCACGCGGCTGCCTCCCTTCTCTGAGGCAAACAAAACTCCAACCTCGCCGCCCGATCCGACGctccgccggccggccgctgcTCGCAAGTTCTGTCGGTCCAACGCGCCTTGACCGCAGATTCCTGCGTTTGGCCGGCTCTTGCAGCTGACGAACCCGAGATCGGCACATCTCGCCGGCTGCCGGATCTAGTAGGAGGAGCCCGCGGGTGCTATTATTGCCTTCTGCGATGACGAGGGCTCGGGACAGGACGGAGGATTTCAAGGAGTCCGTTCGCGTCGCCGCGCTCGCCCATGGCTACACTGAGGTGAGCTCATGGGGCCCCTGAGCTCATATGCCCAACGTGACACCTCGGGAACCCGCGCCTTCTCTTCTCTGCATCAGAAACAGTCTTCTCTCTATTTACGGTCCGCTGTGTTGATTTCTTCTCTTTGCAGGCGCAATTGGCCGCGCTCATGTCGGCTTTCATCATCCGGAAGCCGAACCCCAAATCTCCGTTTACAAAAGCAGCAATCAAGACGGTAGAAATTTATTCTTTGGCTGATCTGTTTTTGAATGTCATAATAACCGGAAACAATCGCTAAAGCTTATGGTACTGTTAGAATGTGGGAGGTTTGCTAGTCTAATTGCTGGGTTCTGTTGGTGTAGCTTGAGAGTATCAGGGAACTGGAGAAGTTTATAGTCAAGCATAGGAAGGACTATGTGGACACGCATCGCACCACAGAGCAAGAGAGGGACACCATTGAGCATGAAGTAAGTTCCAACACATCTATGTGTTGTTTGTTCTTtacattttcttcttgtattCTTGCATGAGGATTGAGGTATTTACTCTAACCTTGGCTAGTTGCTAGGAAATCTTTGTTAAGACAATCTGATTCCACATGCcacatattttttattgttaATGCAAAGCTGAGTTTCAGGTTTATTTCATTGCAATAGCTATGGTAGCATTTAGAATAATTCTTGGTGATCTCTCATCGTGTCCTCCTTTTGCATTGTGAGAGTTCTTTCTCAGTTCTTCCTTCATATCACAACTGTGTTAGTTAGGATTAAAATTTGTTAAGGAAGCATAATCATTATCCCCTTTGTTGCACAGCAGTAAATAAATGTGGTTCGTATATGTAGCACATCTTTTTCTTGctattaatatatatacaGGTAAGGAATGTGTATTCTTGTAAATTTGGGCTTCCGCTCACGTTATTTTCTCCATTTCGTATCTATGTGATTACTGAAAGTATATTAGGTTGGTGTTTTTGTAAAAGCATGCAAGGAACAGATCGATATTCTAAAGAACAGGATccatgaagatgagaagaacAGAAGCGCGAAGACATGGCTTAGCACAAGAGACGAGGGCTCTCGGTTGGACTTGATAGCTCATCAGCACGGTGTGGTATGTCTATTATGCTTCCCACTGATCAGCTACTGTCAGTTATTGACATCGAAACACATCATTGCTCTGATATTACTGTT contains:
- the LOC100835067 gene encoding vicilin-like seed storage protein At2g18540, translated to MAKDQNGSAPAPDDGAGKEAARSDSKSLEAEEEESSKGSRDRGHRGKSKRRQEDSESSGEDSGERRKRRRKEKERRRRHRRRSRSESSGSSSESESESSYSGSSAESESESESEEDRRRRRRRRRKEKEEEERRRRRKEKEKRKRKEKERHKKEKDKKKRRKDEKKDLGKKAAVTNSWGKYGIIREVDMWNKRPEFTAWLLEVKQVNLEALSNWEEKQMFKEFMEDHNTATFPSKKYYDLDAYHHRMMEKERKDGLKNAGVVAVRTIFNDEEQRRIELLRERERRKEEEVTALKRSMQTGMAQAMKEQALLREEMMYQYKLGNFEAAAAIQKRLDPDAPPQ